A portion of the Plasmodium relictum strain SGS1 genome assembly, chromosome: 11 genome contains these proteins:
- the DHHC2 gene encoding palmitoyltransferase, putative has translation MRPKYIQDSQVQKEKKRGGSFFIFIVFFILSFIYIGYTGIVLRSWFIPYRSGSLTIAIVFHLFFFLFLLSFIKCASTDPGKVPRNWGFYVGDDVKRRRYCKICNVWKPDRTHHCSACNRCVLNMDHHCPWINNCVGFFNRRFFMQLLFYGLICLFIVASQTFHYIFIDNAYAYSDERFHEKSSFITLEYTYASIVLFLTFVLIFALVPFTKFHLKLISKNSTTIENMDMYNQEYNIYNIGCENNAKQVFGNNVLCWLCPFHCVSNRPAGDGVRWRVSVSHDDNV, from the exons atgagaccTAAATATATTCAAGATTCACAAGtgcaaaaagaaaaaaaaagaggtggttcttttttcatattcatagtattttttattttgt catttatatatataggataTACAGGAATTGTTCTAAGATCATGGTTTATTCCATATAGAAGTGGTTCATTAACAATAGCCATcgtatttcatttatttttctttttgtttttattaagttttataaaa tgtgCATCAACAGATCCAGGAAAGGTACCTCGAAATTGGGGTTTTTATGTTGGTGATGATGTGAAAAGAAGAAGGTATTGTAAAATTTGTAATGTTTGGAAACCAGATAGAACACATCATTGTTCAGCTTGTAATAGATGTGTATTGAATATGGATCATCATTGTCCATGGATAAATAACTGTGTTggtttttttaatagaagaTTTTTTATGCAGTTATTATTTTATGGTTTAATTTGTCTTTTCATTGTTGCCTCTCAAacatttcattatatttttattgataatGCATACGCCTATTCAGATGAGAGATTTCATGAAAAATCCTCTTTTATAACTCTTGAGTATACTTATGCATcgattgttttatttttaactttcgttttaatttttgcttTAGTCCCATTTacaaaatttcatttaaaattaatttcaaaaaattctACAACCATTGAAAATATGGATATGTATAACCAAGAATACaacatatataatattgGTTGTGAAAATAATGCAAAACAG GTTTTCGGAAATAATGTATTATGCTGGTTATGCCCATTTCATTGTGTTTCTAATAGACCTGCTGGTGATGGGGTGCGTTGGAGAGTCAGTGTATCACATGATGATAATGtttaa
- a CDS encoding mitochondrial ribosomal protein L19 precursor, putative, whose translation MIKRYIRTKIITSLSKYKCYNINNEKTSKCWPNIECIDKDEENIIKKGEKEKKKTIPYYKNYMHDFYNRQLMHNLHLIEMNKMNKLRNFKMPKIHAGDLIEVKYELSRSQQTFAIFQGYCVEIRKKRLDSSFIVKNIFDGVGVEQLIPFYSPRILYVKIVKSLYNLNEENMKKYYQINKPITRDYRYMWQYNFRGKYERPRGQHKPGIRSIEPKIRRRLAKLKKKYMKRRIESNLSSYIFGGIYSQYTRKRTRLVRAEIYRRMLIYALDEENRRKQKLHKRREKEKWNTFKINRNKGDNAFMTIPSNHPLNNSPVS comes from the exons atg ataaaaagatatataagaACTAAGATTATAACTAGTCtaagtaaatataaatgttatAACATAAACAATGAAAAAACTTCAAAATGTTGGCCTAATATTGAATGTATTGATaaagatgaagaaaatataataaagaaaggagaaaaagagaagaaaaaaactataccatattacaaaaattatatgcaTGACTTTTATAATAGACAGTTAATGCATAATTTACATTTAATTGAAAtgaataaaatgaataaattaagaaattttaaaatgccGAAAATTCATGCTGGtgatttaattgaagttaaatatGAATTATCAAGGTCTCAGCAAACGTTTGCGATATTCCAAg ggTACTGTGtagaaataagaaaaaaaaggttaGATTCTTCGTTTAtcgtaaaaaatatatttgatgGAGTAGGAGTAGAACAATTGATTCCTTTTTATTCACCAAGAATTTTATACGTTAAAATTGTAAAaagtttatataatttaaatgaagaaaatatgaaaaaatattatcaaaTTAATAAACCAATAACAAGAGATTATAGGTATATGTGGCAATATAATTTTAGAGGGAAGTATGAAAGGCCAAGAGGGCAACATAAACCAGGCATTAGATCTATTGAGCCCAAAATTAGAAGAAGATTagctaaattaaaaaaaaaatatatgaaaagaaGAATTGAAAGTAATCTATCTTCTTATATTTTTGGTGGCATTTATTCTCAATATACTAGAAAAAGAACAAGATTAGTTAGAGCAGAAATATATAGAAGAATGCTTATTTATGCTttagatgaagaaaatagaagaaaGCAAAAGCTACATAAAAGAAGAGAAAAGGAAAAGTGGaatacttttaaaataaatagaaacAAAGGAGATAATGCTTTTATGACTATTCCTTCAAACCACCCTCTTAATAATAGTCCTGTATCATGA
- the SLU7 gene encoding pre-mRNA-splicing factor SLU7, putative: protein MNTKNVTREEKKKEIELNEARKAGKVEALKDEEGNEINPHMPQYIIKAPWYLNQTKPGLKHQRYKGTEKVKIEEERNKKIFIKNKKVQEFCKNCGSAAHKEKYCLERTRKRKINFMKKDNDDFICVTQDLGYDGNRDRWVGYSSDNFENIYKEYEKIVEEKKKRKAEELKKKYEKKSIKKKKNLDENDNNKDDRSSSESETLEKCDEDDLKEDLLETSAINAINKNEKSRNVARNLRIREDTAKYLYNLSLNSAFYDPKSRSMREDPFANISKNLGEENNYYKGENYYNNTDEAIESKKLEIFAWETYKRGENVHFNAQPTQLEMLYKEFLEKKKKLIKKKQEDILKTYKCENLSKEANDEELIHSEIYTEYKPADQIDAKKKKIKVLSKYEEDTYVFDHSSVFGSYYDKEKRKWGYKCCLSTNKFEKCLLT, encoded by the exons atgaatactAAAAATGTCACaagagaagaaaaaaagaaagaaatagaaTTAAATGAGGCAAGAAAAGCTG GTAAAGTTGAAGCTTTAAAAGATGAAGAAGGAAATGAAATAAATCCGCATATGCCTCAATACATTATTAAAGCTCCTTGGTATTTAAACCAAACCAAACCAG GGTTAAAACATCAAAGATACAAAGGAACAGAAAAAGTCAAAATAGAAGAggaaagaaataaaaaaatttttataaaaaataaaaaagttcaGGAGTTTTGTAAAAATTGTGGTAGTGCAGctcataaagaaaaatattgcTTAGAAAGGACtagaaagagaaaaataaattttatgaaaaaagatAATGATGATTTCATATGCGTTACACAAGATTTAGGCTATGATGGTAACAGAGATAGATGGGTAGGTTATAGCTCAgataattttgaaaatatatataaagaatatgaAAAGATAGttgaggaaaaaaaaaaaagaaaagcagaagagttaaaaaaaaaatatgaaaaaaaatccataaaaaaaaaaaaaaatttagatgaaaatgataataataaagatgatAGATCAAGTAGTGAAAGTGAGACTTTAGAAAAGTGTGATGAAGATGATTTAAAAGAGGATTTACTAGAAACTTCAGCAATTAACgctattaataaaaatgagaaaagTAGAAACGTAGCAAGAAATTTAAGAATTAGAGAAGATACAGCAAAATATTTGTATAATTTAAGTTTAAACTCTGCTTTTTATGATCCCAAAAGTAGAAGTATGAGAGAAGATCCTTTTGCCAACATATCAAAAAATTTAGGTGAAGAAAACAATTATTATAAAGgagaaaattattataataatacagATGAAGCAATTGAATCAAAAAAGTTAGAAATCTTTGCTTGGGAAACATATAAAAGAGGTGAAAATGTCCATTTTAATGCACAGCCAACTCAGCTTGAAATGTTgtataaagaatttttagaaaaaaaaaaaaaattgataaaaaaaaagcaagaagatatattaaaaacttataaATGTGAAAATTTATCAAAAGAAGCAAATGATGAAGAACTAATTCACTCAGAAATTTATACAGAATATAAACCAGCTGACCAAATTGATgctaagaaaaaaaaaattaaagtgtTAAGTAAATATGAAGAAGACACTTATGTATTTGATCATTCTTCAGTTTTTGGTAGTTActatgataaagaaaaaaggaaGTGGGGATATAAATGTTGCCTATCTACaaataaatttgaaaaatgtCTTCttacataa